From one Cydia strobilella chromosome 24, ilCydStro3.1, whole genome shotgun sequence genomic stretch:
- the LOC134752269 gene encoding zinc finger protein 664-like → MNERIKNECENEDEDSPGVSEEETAASLYTDYEEAESAQNGQIDHQVKVEEAEQSLYEEHEVKDVLGPEKKVVVMHQETMGSGMTCSVRLEHMRVDMELRTYRIGDNIQEFQHFPTCEDSTGNEKKKNRAQHKNITTLPEESIKNEIPLEHQKKHLTEMRYKCAYCTFSSNKKEYLHNHQSTHTVEKVEKPHKCSYCSYAACMKSIIKVHERIHTGEKPYKCNYCSYTSSTSKVLKTHERIHTGEKPYQCDYCTYASAKRCALNLHVRTHTGEKPYECKYCGFRVANKSHLTTHERIHTGEKPYKCNYCSYASAHKSDINVHERSHTGEKPYTCNYCDYASYLKSSIKVHERKHTGEKPYKCTYCSYTSAQRGHLKAHEMTHTGIKPYRCDQCNFGSVFKSSLLEHKKGHLHQAQLTNTGPLSQVPGDHIDVISGN, encoded by the exons ATGAATGAACGAATAAAGAACGAATGCGAGAACGAAGACGAAGACTCGCCGGGCGTGAGTGAAGAAGAAACGGCTGCTAGCCTTTACACTGATTATGAAGAAGCTGAGAGTGCACAGAATGGTCAGATAGACCATCAGGTGAAGGTAGAAGAGGCTGAGCAGAGTCTGTATGAGGAACATGAGGTGAAAGATGTGTTGGGCCCTGAAAAGAAAGTGGTTGTAATGCACCAAG AAACCATGGGCTCAGGGATGACCTGCTCTGTCCGACTTGAACACATGCGTGTGGACATGGAGCTCCGCACATACAGGATTGGTGATAACATTCAGGAGTTCCAGCATTTCCCGACTTGCGAAGACAGTACaggaaatgaaaagaaaaaga ATCGCGCTCAACATAAAAACATAACGACGCTACCAGAAGAATCTATAAAGAATGAAATTCCACTTGAACATCAGAAAAAGCATCTTACAGAGATGCGATATAAATGTGCCTATTGTACTTTCTCCAGTAACAAGAAAGAGTATTTACACAATCATCAAAGTACACATACTGTCGAAAAAGTCGAAAAACCACACAAATGCTCGTACTGTAGCTACGCTGCATGTATGAAAAGTATTATCAAAGTACACGAGAGGATACACACTGGTGAAAAACCTTACAAGTGTAACTATTGCAGTTACACTAGTTCCACAAGCAAAGTTCTAAAAACACACGAACGAAtacacactggtgaaaagccTTATCAGTGCGACTACTGTACTTACGCCAGTGCCAAGAGATGTGCATTAAATCTCCACGTAAGAACACACACAGGTGAAAAGCCTTACGAGTGTAAATACTGCGGCTTCAGAGTTGCCAATAAAAGTCATTTGACAACCCATGAAAGAAtacacactggtgaaaagccATACAAATGTAACTACTGTAGCTACGCGAGTGCCCATAAAAGCGATATAAATGTTCATGAACGGTCTCACACTGGCGAGAAACCATACACGTGTAACTACTGTGATTACGCTAGTTATCTAAAAAGTAGTATAAAAGTCCATGAAAGAAAACATACTGGTGAAAAGCCATACAAATGTACTTACTGTAGTTACACTAGTGCCCAAAGAGGGCATTTAAAGGCACATGAAATGACACATACTGGTATAAAACCCTACAGATGCGACCAATGTAATTTTGGTAGTGTGTTTAAAAGCAGTTTACTAGAACACAAAAAGGGCCACTTACACCAAGCACAATTGACGAACACTGGCCCCCTTTCGCAAGTGCCCGGCGACCATATAGATGTAATAAGCGGCAATTAA
- the LOC134752126 gene encoding zinc finger BED domain-containing protein 4-like isoform X1, with translation MSENKECETVEIKVERDVEQEKEFVDCIKEEQDEWGDEEAGDAGLYAGREVKHEVVVKEEPVQPNIEFVGACRVPEKCFPMKKSMAWEFFTDLDHKEKLAQCNFCKKVISYKDGFNLTCHTKSEHPKEFNRVMESDFEHSLASDSQAKVTKQPASLPLPSSSSDVVITQYSHVPATDVSDMLRQQKPFEDEKTKTINKKLVKLFAKHYLPFSLVESAEFKQFVQELNPGYELPSKNMLSDVLIEKYYNETKYTVKDEIDKTDHVALTVDEWYSSNKNEFYIDVTAHFINEEAELKAYILECAQCDYEERQNAEKLAEKLRKICEEWEISNKIVSVTTDDVHNIKSAVALNQWRHVTCFAYSLNLAFQNALDKSKLIHQKVNRVVKFFKRSSFARKRLKRMQDILGEPDLNLKEDVDGQWHTTCAMFERVIEMRNSLHRLFTEDYPDEIFLTNNDLDVIQGVTEVFRFFKDVTKEMSSGRTVTIAEIVYYASALKYKCAECLLDKTLPGRVGNLVRCLDKDLEKQSSNLIHDSLMLESTLLDPRFKKQGFLEFCTNLAARSYIHTSAMKIEIPESSEPLEDITPPPAKKRIGQTLDSTVSEVMETNLASIVQKEMDRYFEEPPLPKNQNPHKWWLSKKIQYPRLYAVACPRLSIPATSVPPEQIFLKSGRILTESRNRLSGYEAERLVFLNKNL, from the exons ATGTCTGAAAATAAAGAGTGTGAAACTGTAGAAATAAAAGTGGAGAGAGATGTCGAACAAGAGAAAGAATTTGTAGACTGTATAAAAGAAGAACAGGATGAGTGGGGGGATGAGGAGGCTGGTGATGCTGGACTGTATGCTGGACGTGAGGTCAAACACGAGGTGGTCGTCAAGGAAGAACCTGTGCAGCCTAATATTGAATTTGTTGGGG cATGTCGAGTTCCTGAGAAATGCTTTCCTATGAAGAAATCGATGGCTTGGGAATTTTTCACGGATTTAGATCACAAAGAAAAGCTGGCTCAATGCAACTTTTGCAAAAAAGTTATATCATATAAGGATGGATTCAACCTCACTTGTCACACAAAATCTGAACATCCTAAGGAGTTTAATCGTGTCATGGAATCAGATTTCGAGCATTCCCTTGCATCAGACTCACAAGCCAAGGTTACCAAACAGCCAGCCAGCCTGCCACTACCGTCTTCATCGTCCGACGTAGTCATTACTCAATACAGCCACGTGCCAGCTACCGATGTTAGTGATATGCTGAGGCAACAGAAACCATTTGAAGACGAGAAAACGaaaacaattaataaaaaacttgtaaaattaTTTGCAAAACACTACCTTCCGTTTTCCCTTGTTGAGTCTGCTGAATTCAAACAGTTTGTCCAAGAATTAAACCCTGGTTATGAATTGCCATCGAAGAACATGTTGTCCGACGtacttattgaaaaatattataatgaaacaaaatataCAGTAAAAGACGAGATTGATAAAACAGATCATGTTGCTTTAACTGTAGACGAGTGGtattcttcaaacaaaaatgaGTTTTATATAGATGTGACAGCACACTTCATTAACGAGGAAGCTGAGTTAAAAGCATATATCTTAGAATGTGCCCAGTGCGACTACGAAGAGCGCCAAAATGCAGAAAAATTGGCGGAAAAGTTGAGAAAAATTTGCGAAGAATGGGAAATATCCAATAAAATTGTTTCAGTTACAACGGATGATGTCCATAACATAAAATCGGCCGTAGCATTAAATCAGTGGAGACACGTAACTTGTTTCGCCTATTCTTTAAACCTAGCCTTCCAAAATGCCCTCGATAAAAGTAAGCTTATTCATCAGAAGGTTAACCGGGTGGTAAAGTTTTTCAAGCGTAGCTCCTTTGCGCGTAAAAGACTGAAAAGAATGCAAGATATTTTGGGGGAACCAGATCTAAACTTGAAGGAAGATGTTGATGGTCAGTGGCACACGACATGCGCCATGTTCGAACGTGTGATAGAAATGAGGAACAGCCTTCACAGGCTTTTTACTGAAGATTATCctgatgaaatatttttaacaaataatgaTCTGGACGTTATACAAGGAGTGACGGAAGTCTTCCGATTTTTCAAAGACGTGACGAAGGAAATGAGTTCGGGGAGGACCGTCACGATTGCAGAG ATTGTTTATTACGCTAGTGCTTTGAAGTATAAATGTGCAGAATGTTTACTGGACAAAACCTTGCCTGGACGGGTTGGTAACTTGGTTCGATGTCTCGACAAAGACCTCGAGAAGCAATCTTCGAATTTAATACATGACTCTTTGATGCTAGAAAGCACGTTACTAGATCCACGTTTTAAAAAACAAGGGTTTCTCGAATTCTGTACTAATCTTGCAGCGCGTTCTTACATACATACTTCCGctatgaaaatcgaaattccggAATCGTCGGAACCTTTGGAAGATATCACCCCACCTCCAGCGAAAAAACGAATTGGGCAGACTTTAGATTCAACAGTGAGCGAAGTTATGGAAACTAACCTCGCTTCAATAGTCCAAAAAGAGATGGATAGATATTTTGAGGAGCCTCCTTTGCCAAAAAACCAAAACCCCCACAAGTGGTGgttaagtaagaaaatacagTATCCGCGACTGTATGCCGTTGCGTGTCCGCGACTAAGTATACCGGCTACGTCCGTGCCGCCCGAacagatatttttaaaatcggGGCGAATTTTAACTGAAAGCAGGAATCGGCTAAGCGGTTATGAAGCGGAACGACTTGTGTTTCTGAATAAAAATCTTTAG
- the LOC134752126 gene encoding zinc finger protein 883-like isoform X2, whose amino-acid sequence MSENKECETVEIKVERDVEQEKEFVDCIKEEQDEWGDEEAGDAGLYAGREVKHEVVVKEEPVQPNIEFVGDPGELLVKRENYGGPSLEVPAVGKGRKRGRPVGRKTNINIILDNISAPGKRSRKKQTIFICDADKKSFPTKKQLVQHMRCHSDKKPFICDICHKAFSHQTYLYRHKAIHTGEKSYSCDICQKRFTFSGSLAKHKRIHSDEKPHFCQICNANFREKTQLTLHEFIHKGDAAKRFSCKFCKKKFLFQYMVLNHERLHTGDRPFICGICDKRFKQKHQLKVHIQVHTGEIQVKSFICDYCNKSFSNKGNLFQHILNHMGIAKSLYCEICDKIFSYAYISRHRRTHSGEKPYSCDICQKRFLCSGSLKKHKRNHSDEKPHACEVCKKRFKQRSQLVLHALIHQGDAVKRYDCNLCSKKFLHRYQLVKHERVHTGVKPLACNLCSERFNHRYLLDEHLRVHTGHNVYSCEICNESFETRRVFLDHRRTHPEITSTYSFVCDVCDKAFSCKTYLVRHKVVHTGLKPYACNLCDKSYTQIGHLSEHKLTHSGEKPFACENCTMRFTTKRYLVKHVQRIHSGNKYDMDGKKFNCQICDKQFLRANTLKIHENAHSRRAHQKCNVCNRKFNNQWNLKRHIQTHSKRVDAESD is encoded by the exons ATGTCTGAAAATAAAGAGTGTGAAACTGTAGAAATAAAAGTGGAGAGAGATGTCGAACAAGAGAAAGAATTTGTAGACTGTATAAAAGAAGAACAGGATGAGTGGGGGGATGAGGAGGCTGGTGATGCTGGACTGTATGCTGGACGTGAGGTCAAACACGAGGTGGTCGTCAAGGAAGAACCTGTGCAGCCTAATATTGAATTTGTTGGGG ATCCGGGAGAACTCTTGGTTAAACGAGAGAACTATGGCGGGCCCAGTCTCGAGGTGCCCGCTGTTGGTAAGGGGCGAAAGAGAGGACGACCTGTTGGAAGAAAGACTAATATTAACATAATCCTGGACAATATCAGTGCGCCTGGAAAGAGGTcaagaaaaaaacaaacaatatttaTCTGTGACGCTGACAAAAAATCTTTTCCAACTAAAAAGCAACTTGTCCAGCATATGCGCTGTCACTCTGACAAGAAGCCTTTCATCTGCGACATTTGCCACAAAGCGTTTTCTCATCAAACCTACTTGTATCGACATAAGGCTATCCACACCGGGGAGAAATCCTACAGCTGTGACATCTGCCAGAAACGATTCACGTTTTCCGGTTCTTTAGCTAAACATAAGCGGATTCATTCTGATGAGAAACCTCATTTCTGTCAAATATGTAATGCCAACTTTAGAGAAAAGACACAATTGACTCTTCACGAGTTTATACACAAGGGCGATGCAGCGAAGCGGTTTAGTTGTAAATTTTGCAAGAAAAAGTTCCTATTTCAATATATGGTACTTAATCATGAGCGCTTACACACAGGAGATAGACCTTTCATATGTGGAATATGCGACAAGCGCTTTAAGCAAAAGCATCAGCTTAAAGTACATATTCAAGTTCACACGGGTGAAATACaagtaaaatcatttatctgtgattattgtaataaatcatTTTCAAATAAAGGCAATCTGTTCCAACATATACTTAATCACATGGGTATAGCGAAGTCTCTTTACTGCGAAATTTGCGACAAAATCTTTAGTTACGCTTATATTTCCCGACATCGGCGCACGCACAGTGGGGAAAAACCTTACAGTTGCGATATTTGCCAGAAAAGGTTCCTATGTTCAGGTTCTTTGAAGAAACATAAGAGAAATCACTCTGACGAGAAACCGCACGCTTGTGAAGTATGCAAAAAACGATTTAAACAGCGATCTCAATTGGTTCTTCATGCGCTAATACATCAAGGAGATGCAGTAAAGCGGTACGATTGTAATCTTTGCTCGAAGAAATTCCTACATAGATATCAACTGGTTAAGCACGAACGTGTTCACACAGGCGTCAAGCCTTTGGCGTGTAACTTGTGTAGCGAACGATTTAACCATAGATACCTACTAGACGAGCATTTGCGAGTACACACAGGACACAATGTTTATTCATGCGAAATTTGCAACGAAAGTTTCGAAACAAGAAGAGTCTTCCTTGACCACCGACGGACTCATCCAGAAATCACCAGCACATATTCCTTCGTATGTGATGTGTGTGATAAGGCTTTTAGTTGCAAAACTTACTTGGTAAGGCACAAAGTGGTTCACACCGGGCTCAAACCTTACGCGTGCAACCTATGTGATAAAAGCTATACCCAAATAGGGCATTTATCGGAGCACAAACTGACTCACAGTGGTGAGAAACCATTCGCCTGCGAAAATTGCACGATGCGGTTCACTACTAAACGCTACTTGGTTAAACATGTACAGAGAATACATTCTGGCAATAAGTATGATATGGACGGTAAGAAGTTCAATTGCCAAATATGTGACAAACAATTTTTACGAGCAAATACCTTGAAAATACACGAAAATGCGCACTCTCGCCGAGCTCATCAAAAATGCAATGTATGTAATAGAAAATTCAATAACCAATGGAATTTAAAAAGGCATATACAGACGCATAGTAAACGTGTCGATGCCGAATCGGATTAA